From the genome of Sediminibacter sp. Hel_I_10:
AGACCAAACGCTTGAGCGCGTTTACCATCGTGCTCATGAATTTTTGGTAATCCTTCTGGGAAATCATAAGCACTGCTAAAAATAGGGTGTGTTTTGGGTAATTCTACCAAATCCTGATTAGGAAATACTTTTTTCAGTTCCTTCGTGATGTAAGGTGCCATTCCATAATTATCATCAATATGTATAAATCCTCCAGAAAGTAAATAGTTGCGTAGGTTTTCGGCATCTTCATCGCTAAAAAATACGTTGCCGTGACCGGTAAGATGTAACAGCGGATATTGAAAGATATCTGTGCTACCAAGTTCTACAACGTCAGGTTTAGCCTTCATCTTCGTGTTGATATTGGCATTGCAATACGTGATCAAATTTGGAATGGAGGTTGGATTTCCATACCAATCACCACCGCCTTTGTATTTTACTACTGCTAAGTCTTGCGCAGTGCTAAATAGTGTAGCAAAACTAAAAAGAAGTATAAAAAGGGCGTTGCGTGGTCTTAAACAAATCGAGTTCTTCGTCATATCCCAAAAATAAAACTTTGGCTTTATGAAACACATCCTTTTAACGTTATTTATATTGGTTTTACTCTTGATTTACAAAAGCAACCGAATGACAGGCAGCAATGGCTGCTGTTTCTGTTCTTAAGCGTGTATCTCCAAGAGTTACGGGCTTGAAGCTTTGAGCCAATGCGGTTTCAATTTCTGAAGCGCTAAAATCGCCTTCTGGTCCAATTAAAATTAAAATAGATTGCCGCGGTTGTAATTGACTTTTGAGCGAAATCTTTTTGGTGTCTTCACAATGCGCAATAAATTTATGTGCATCATGATGTTGTTCAATAAATTCCTTAAAAGGCAAAGCATCGTTTAACACCGGCATATGGCAATGAAGCGATTGTTTGACGGCCGATTGTATGATGCGTTCAAAACGGTCTTTTTTGATTACACGACGCTCGCTATTCTCGCAAATTATGGGCGTTATACTGTCAATGCCTATTTCCGTAGCTTTTTCTAAAAACC
Proteins encoded in this window:
- a CDS encoding DUF4159 domain-containing protein; this translates as MTKNSICLRPRNALFILLFSFATLFSTAQDLAVVKYKGGGDWYGNPTSIPNLITYCNANINTKMKAKPDVVELGSTDIFQYPLLHLTGHGNVFFSDEDAENLRNYLLSGGFIHIDDNYGMAPYITKELKKVFPNQDLVELPKTHPIFSSAYDFPEGLPKIHEHDGKRAQAFGLFDKSRLIVLFTFESDLGDGWEDTEVHNDPAEVREKALKMGANIVKYAFEN
- a CDS encoding 16S rRNA (uracil(1498)-N(3))-methyltransferase, translating into MQLFYNADLSETDTSFVFSKDESRHIVKVLRRSTGDLLQITNGKGWLFSAEITMATINHCEAKIISAALQPKHPYQLHLAVAPTKMNDRYEWFLEKATEIGIDSITPIICENSERRVIKKDRFERIIQSAVKQSLHCHMPVLNDALPFKEFIEQHHDAHKFIAHCEDTKKISLKSQLQPRQSILILIGPEGDFSASEIETALAQSFKPVTLGDTRLRTETAAIAACHSVAFVNQE